The Vitis vinifera cultivar Pinot Noir 40024 chromosome 1, ASM3070453v1 DNA segment GTTGTTGAAAATTCAAATGGAGgctataaaatcaaaatcaatttgagTACAGTGAATTGATTGAAATTCAgagtttcaaaagaaatataacCAGTCAGGTTATGACACATGTATAATttaggttttattattttatatttattatttggtATCTTTTGAACCAATTTATTTATAACAATTGATCCGAAAATGCAAAGACAGATCATAGAATTCAACTGCAGTTTAGTATCCCTCACCTACTACGACAGTGAGGGCAATCATGAACTGCATGCCACTCATGTTGGTTGTTCAGAAAAAGCACAACTACATCCAATTTTTCAACCTTGTTTTCTGAACGACCAAAGAGTAAGTAGAGAGGGAGGTATGGAATTCTCGTCGGAAAATAAGAGAGGGGGactgttaaaattttaaaaagcttctttctctttctttcgaACACGAAAGAAGGAACAGCaccataaataaatacaaagcaAAACCCAACAAAACTAAGATAGTATCACTCagtttaccctttttttttacaagatatGAGATATAGAATCAAGGCGTTTCCATAGCGTTAGTTTCCTTGTTCACATAACTATTAACCAGGGCAAGCGCATTGCTGGTGAACTTCTTCACATTCTCAACCCGATCGCATACTTCCGATTTCACGGCGCCGTCAGGCGCGTCTTCGAATCCATCGGTGCACGTATCCTCGTTGGTAAGCGCGGCGCTCATCCACGTCTGCACGTTACCCATCTGAAACCTAAACGATTCACCGGCTTTCAGCTGCCGCATCTGCTTGAGAGAGCCGCGAATCTGGTCGATGGCGTCGCCGAAGGTGGAGAAGCAATCATGAAGGGCAGCTGCGGTTCGCGGCGCTGAGCCGTAGTCCGCCTGGCGGGAGAGGTTGGCCACGTAGGAGGCCATGTGGCGGGCCCTGGAGAGGCTGATAGCAACTGCGACGCGGGCCAGGTGGGCGGGGCTTTGTTGGATGGTGTTGGCATAGGCGGAGAGGGAGGTGTAACAGAGCTTTGGATACAAAGTTGCGTTGCAGCTTGTACGGATGAAATCGACAGCTTTGGAGTTGTCGGGGTATGTGGTGGGGGTGGCGGCGGCGGCAGCGAAGAGTAACGCCGCTGAGAGGAGAGCGACGTTGAAGAGAAGGGTGTGTGTTTTCATAGCGTTTGGAAACTGGAAATTGGAAGCAATTTCTTGGGAGCAGGGCTAACCTGTTGATGTTGGTTGACACACTTGAAGAGGGTTTTTGGACTTTAATAGCCACAGCGCTTGCcctatatttatttgtttgccATCCTTTGTTCATCAAAATAACTATCATGCCACTTTTGCACaaatggttttttcttttttcttttttttaactgATGAATCTTCCTAATTTCCCATCcctatttttatgaaattaaacaATCTAGTACGAAAattaggaatggcaacggggcgggttcgggacgggtcgcccccatcccaaccccgccccgtttataaaaaataattcccatccccgtcccgtttaaaaaattaaacggggcggggcggggcgggtatgggaaattcccaaacccgccccgccccgccccgccccgccccgtttagcctcctttttttttttttttttttttaattttttttttaaaatttgcttttaaaatttttaattacattaaaataaatatatttataaataataaaattattatattttttataacttactttattaattttttttattattatctatatattaaaaatagtaaaataaaattaattttaaattttaaattaaattaaattttaaaattgattttttatgtaaacggggcggggcggggcgggatggggcaatacccgaacccgccccgaacccgtcccgggtttaaaaaaaaaatcccataccCGTTaaaaacccgtttattaaatttcaagcccgtcccattaggggcggggcggggcgggtacccgaaaaaacccgccccgttgccatccctaacGAAAATCCTACATACAAATCTTCTTCTACCAAATATTCCATGTGATAATGAAATATAATAGAATGTTCAATTctttttatgataaattatcccctattatttaaaaatataataaagaaaataaacataaataatataagtaacatttttcaaatttttgcaaTTGATACATAATTATAATGTCATATTTCCTTATAGAAATAACAAAAGTCAACATTAGATTTCtcagtaaaataaaaaaaaagttggtcaaaagaaaaaaagttataagatTACACCAAGTGATGGATCTCTATCTCATGTAATACTCATGTTGTTATTCTCTCTTATTCATGAGATGTTTCCAtcatttgtaatgttttttttttttatcagaaagaaaaatgatggcAGTTCCTTACGAGACGTGCACAATGCGGACACATTTTTGACACCCAAAAATATCCCTGGTCAAATAATGCTTAATATTCAATATCACTGCCATACTTGACGGTGTTTATGGAGCAAAAGCCACGCCAcgacttaagaaaaaaaaatctggaCTAAAGACTCTGCAATatgttgaaagaaaaaaggaaaagaagaaattaatgtGGAAGATGTAATTCAGGACATTTACAATTATGCTGATGGTTATCGTGCACGTTAATTCAGCCTGTTGAAGTTTCATTATATCCTACCAATCATTTTGCACAAGttacatttttttccaaatttattttatgatttaattaaaaaatgattttacaaagaaataaaacagTTGACAGATATGATATTTGTGTTGGGACAGTTATAATTGAGGAAATGGCATCCAATGTTTCCATGGATCCATCACTTTTCTTAGGGATTTGTTGGAAAGCTTTGGTCATTAAAAATGTTCGAAGctacttaaaaataatatgtacTTTTAAAATCTTCTACTAAGGAAATATGGGCAAGGCATTAGGCATAGTGGGGATGGAGAGACAACATCAGCAAAACAAGGGCATCCCACATTAGGGAATGAACACATTTGTCGTACCAAAGGGCTTCCTAATTTGGGAAATGGACAAATTtgtcaatttaatattttggacCATTCTGTAATTTTGTGTCGAgtggagaggagaggagaggagaggcATTTGTGGAAGCATATTTTATTCGGGTGGCAGACGGCGGGAATCGCGCGTGCTGTGGGAAAGCGATCCCAGCCGCCTATCTTGCACGTAGCTTTTAATTGCGGCTGGTGCTGTGGTGCGTCCAACCAGGAATTAACGGTCATATGTCAGAGCACAAACTGACGCTCTTGTAATTCAATCTGACGGTCCTTACTCCCCAGTCCTCAGCGTGCCATCGCAACTTATTTTCTGCCGACCACTTTAGGGAGAGGGAGGGGAGTTTTGGAGGTGGACGACTGCTCGACCCACTACTGCAAAGCGTGAAACTTTAGTCGTAGTCCCGTAGATGGTGACTGGGTCCCACTCCCACAGTGGACCTCATATGTCTCACCACAATCCTACTTTTAAATTGGATGAAGAAGGTACGTGGACGAGCCACCCCCGGCATGtcatttgaaacaaaatttaaatattatacaacaTTTTGGTGATAAATATTTGGGAAAAGAAACGAATAGGAATTGAATATGAATATTCAACAGGTTTCAGAACTTTAATTCTGAGTAGTAGTGGGTCTAGATTTAAGCCCGAAGGGCAATGGACTAATTTCCATATGAAAAGGTAAGTAGGCCGGCCTTAGCCAtcatcattttctaaaaataattgtgGCGGTCGGCGTAATTTGCTCAATTTGGGGCAGTGGAACAACTCACAGCAGCGAGGCTGGGACAGGGTCTGAAAGCTTGTAATGAGTTTGGGCCGGATTTGTTGGTGTGGTGAGTGAGGTTAGTTAGAGTTTGTGAGTAGGAGGGCATGTGTTTATCATAATGTTTGCATACAAAGCTGTCAACTGTCTCCCGGGAGTGACCCACCGCAACTGCATCATGGCCAAGTCAAAGAGTCTCCCGCATTCGAGTCCGTGATTGATGGAAGCTTTCTACGCTTTAAAACATCCTCGTAAAATTGCTGTCCCAAGAACTTGGCCTTCAAATTTTCAGAATATTTTCACAAATTAAAGCAATTGTCGGACATTGGACTGTATTAAGTGGGAGCCCttttttgaaataaagtatTCGACAGCATCTTTCaccaaaataaaaagggaaaacaagTGGACATCATTCTTGAAGTAGGCTATTATTACAAGAGACTAGAGAgttctataatttattttggaTCATCAATACAAGCTCACACATGCCACGCTTGGGCTTGTGTTGAATGAGCC contains these protein-coding regions:
- the LOC100247498 gene encoding 21 kDa protein, producing MKTHTLLFNVALLSAALLFAAAAATPTTYPDNSKAVDFIRTSCNATLYPKLCYTSLSAYANTIQQSPAHLARVAVAISLSRARHMASYVANLSRQADYGSAPRTAAALHDCFSTFGDAIDQIRGSLKQMRQLKAGESFRFQMGNVQTWMSAALTNEDTCTDGFEDAPDGAVKSEVCDRVENVKKFTSNALALVNSYVNKETNAMETP